One region of Gammaproteobacteria bacterium genomic DNA includes:
- the lysS gene encoding lysine--tRNA ligase, translating to MKEQDTPMTAEDINSLIQQRREKLQKLREAGNAYPNHFKRDHLAAELHERFDALDKETVDSQGYRVRIAGRIMTRRIMGKASFAHIQDMSGRIQIFLKRDTLGERYEAFKHWDIGDIVGVEGTVFKTKTGELSVRVERIELLTKSLRPLPNKWLGLTDQEQRYRMRYVDLIVNLASRKRFLLRSRIIQAIRRFLDEHGFLEVETPMMHPIPGGATARPFVTHHNALDMPLYLRIAPELYLKRLVVGGFEKVYEINRNFRNEGLSTRHNPEFTMLEFYWAYADYRDLMDFTESMLRAVALEIFGETRFNSGGVDYDFGKPFERISVLDGILKHNPDISRAQLMDRKQAAEIAEKMGVQVEANWGLGRIQMEIFEASVEHKLIQPTFVTEYPIEVSPLSRRNDENPEVADRFELYIGGREVANGFSELNDPDDQAARFRAQVEAKEAGDDEAMHYDADYIRALEYGLPPTAGEGIGIDRLVMLLTDCQTIRDVLLFPHLRPES from the coding sequence ACATTAACAGCCTGATCCAGCAACGACGTGAAAAATTACAGAAGTTGCGGGAAGCTGGTAATGCCTATCCCAACCACTTCAAGCGAGATCATTTGGCGGCTGAGCTGCATGAGCGATTTGATGCGCTTGATAAAGAGACTGTGGATTCGCAAGGCTATCGCGTGCGCATCGCAGGAAGGATCATGACACGGCGGATTATGGGTAAGGCAAGTTTTGCCCATATCCAGGATATGTCTGGGCGTATCCAGATTTTTTTAAAGCGAGATACGCTTGGCGAACGGTACGAAGCGTTTAAGCATTGGGACATTGGCGACATTGTCGGCGTCGAGGGAACAGTCTTTAAGACGAAAACCGGTGAGCTCTCCGTTCGGGTAGAACGCATCGAACTGTTGACCAAGTCACTGCGGCCGCTGCCTAACAAGTGGCTTGGCTTGACTGATCAGGAACAGCGCTATCGGATGCGCTATGTCGATTTGATCGTCAACCTAGCGTCACGTAAACGGTTTTTACTGAGGTCGCGCATCATTCAAGCCATTCGGCGTTTTCTGGATGAACATGGTTTTCTTGAAGTGGAAACGCCAATGATGCATCCAATTCCAGGGGGAGCGACGGCACGGCCTTTTGTGACGCATCACAATGCTTTGGACATGCCGCTGTATTTGCGTATTGCCCCAGAGCTCTATTTGAAGCGTCTTGTTGTCGGAGGCTTTGAAAAAGTCTACGAGATTAACCGTAATTTTCGCAATGAAGGGTTGTCCACCCGGCATAATCCAGAGTTCACGATGCTTGAGTTTTACTGGGCATATGCTGACTATCGCGATCTCATGGATTTTACAGAGTCGATGCTCCGAGCCGTAGCCTTAGAAATTTTCGGAGAAACGCGGTTTAATAGTGGCGGGGTTGATTACGATTTTGGCAAGCCATTTGAACGTATATCGGTGCTTGACGGCATTTTGAAACATAACCCGGATATTAGTCGAGCGCAGCTAATGGACAGAAAACAAGCGGCTGAGATTGCTGAGAAGATGGGGGTTCAGGTCGAAGCAAATTGGGGGCTCGGCCGCATTCAAATGGAAATTTTTGAGGCCTCTGTGGAACACAAACTGATCCAGCCCACGTTTGTCACGGAATACCCCATCGAGGTGTCGCCATTGTCGCGGCGCAACGATGAAAATCCGGAGGTGGCTGATCGGTTCGAGTTGTATATTGGTGGTCGGGAAGTGGCCAATGGCTTTTCGGAACTGAATGATCCGGATGATCAGGCCGCACGTTTCCGCGCCCAAGTAGAAGCCAAGGAAGCGGGGGATGATGAAGCCATGCATTATGACGCAGATTACATTCGTGCCCTCGAATACGGCCTGCCGCCCACAGCAGGAGAAGGGATAGGCATCGATCGACTAGTGATGTTACTGACAGATTGTCAAACGATTCGTGATGTTCTGCTCTTCCCGCATCTGCGTCCGGAATCCTGA